GACGCCGGAGTGGCTCAGCAGGGCCGCCACCGCGAAGCTGGCGAGCAGGATCGCAGAGGTCACGATCGCGTCGAACGCGCCGAGAACCCGGCTGAGCACGCCGCGGTCGAGGTCGCGCTGTAGCGCCGTGATCGCCAGGATGTCGACGATGATCATCCCCACGCCCGACACGACCTGGAGGACGAAGGCCGCGACCGGCGCGTGGACGAACGCGGTCACAAGGTACGGCAACGACTGCAGCGCGATGCTGCCGACGATGATCGGCGCCAGCCGGCGTGAGCCGCTGAGCCGGTTCGCCAGCCCGGCGGCCAGCACGCCGCCAAGGGCGCTGCCGGCAAGAAGGTAGCTGTAGCCCTTCGGTCCGGTGCCCAACCGGACGGACAGCGGTGCATAGATCACCGTGCTTGCGCCGTACACCATCGAGTCGAGGGCGCAGAACGCCACGAGGGTGATCGCCACGCGCTCGGAGGCAAGGGCGCGGAAGCCGGCGACCCATTGCGCGACGATGCGGCCGCCCGGCTCGGCATCGCCGCGCGAACGTACGGTCAGCCGGCTGACGAGGAACGCAGCGACGAAGAAGCTCGCCGCGTTGATGACGACGCCGGACAGCGTCGACCCGCTGAGCAGCAGCAGGCCGCCGATGCCGGGGCCGACCACCACGACGACGCTTTCGATCGCCGCGAAGATCCCGTTCGCGGCGGCGAGGTCCTTCTCGTCCACCACCTGCGGGGTGAGTGCCCCGGCGGCCGGACGGTACGGCGCGGCCGCGGTCGCGGAAAGCACGGTCAGCACCAGAAGGGTCCACACCGGGCCGTGCAGGCCGACCGATAGTGCGATGCCGGCCATGACGATCCCGTTGGCGGTGGCCGACGCGATCATGACGGTCGTGCGCTGGTAGCGGTCGGCGAGCACCCCGGCGTACCCGCTGAGGAGCAGCCCAGTCACCCACCGCGAGGCCGACAGGCCGGCCAGCCAGACGGTCGAGCCGGTGCGGGAGTAGATGTCGACGGCGATCACCACCGCGTAGGACCAACTGCCGATCTGGTCGATGAGCGACGCGGAGACGAGGAGCCGGAAATCGGGCCGCTGCAGGGCGTCGCGATACCGCCCCCGTGCGCCCAAGCCGGCCTCCCTTGCCTCTGCGGCGCACACGATGGCATCGGATTCGCCGTCCGTCGAGACCTTGGGACGCCAGAAATGTCCCGGAGTTCGGGATTGACAGCCCGAGGCACGGCATAGTGACCTTAGGCAACTGATCAACATTCCTGGCGATCGGACAATGGGCGACGTCGTGCTGTGTGCCACATGTGGCGCAGAAAGCGCGCCGGGCAAACGCTTTTGCGGTGAGTGTGGCGCGCCGCTGAGCGCGGTCTGCCCGTCGTGCGGAGCGGCCCTGGTGGCGGGCAAGCGGTTCTGCGGCGACTGCGGCACCGCGCTCGCGGCCGGCTCGGCAGCGGCGCCGGTAGTGACCGGAGCGCCGAAGGTCGAGCCGGTGCCGGTGGCCGAACGCCGGGTCTGTTCGGTTCTGTTCTGCGACCTGGTCGGGTTCACACCGCTGTCAGAGGCGCGTGATCCCGAAGAGGTCCGTGAGCTTCTGTCGCGCTACTTCGACCTGGCCCGCACGGTGATCGGCCGGTACGGCGGCGTGGTCGAGAAGTTCATCGGCGATGCGGTCATGGCGGTCTGGGGGGCGCCGGTCGCTTCCGAGAACGACGGCGAGCGCGCGGTGCGCGCCGCCCTCGACGTGGTCGACGCGGTCGGTGCGCTCGGCCGCGAGATCGGAGCCGAGAGCCTGGCGGCCCGCGCCGGCGTCGTGACCGGCGAGGTCGCGGTGACCGTCGGCGCGGTGGGCGAAGGGATGGTCGCGGGCGATGCCGTCAACACCGCTGCCCGGGTGCAGACCGCCGCCGACCCGGGCAGCGTGCTCGTCGACGAGGGCACCTGGCGGGTGGCGCGGGGGTCGATCGCGTTCGAGGACGCGGGGGAGCACTTCCTCAAGGGCAAGTCGGAGCTCGCCTCCCTCTGGCGGGCTCAGCGGGTCGTCTCGGGATCCCTGGGCAGCCAGCGCATCGATGGCCTCGAGGCTCCCATGGTCGGACGGGACAACGATCTTCGCCTGATCAAGGACCTGTTCCACGCGAGCGCCGACCGCTCGTCCGCCCGACTGGTCTCGGTCGTGGGCCCGGCGGGAGTCGGGAAGTCGCGGTTGGGCTGGGAGTTCTACAAGTACATCGACGGCCTTGCGCAGCTCATCTCCTGGCATCGCGGGCGTTGCCTGTCCTACGGCGACGGGGTCGCGTTCTGGGGCCTGGCCGAGATGGTGCGCCAGCGCCTGCTGATCGCCGAGGAGGACTCGGCCGGGGTCGCCGCGCAAAAGCTCGACGAAGGTCTCGAGCGGCTCGTGAGCGATCCGGGGATTCGCGAGTACGTCCGGCCGCGGCTCGCCCTGCTGCTCGGGGTGGACACCGACGAGGAGACGCTGATCCGCGAGGAGCTGTTCGCCGGCTGGCGGACGTTCTTCGAACAGATCGCCGCGACCGATCCCGTCGTGCTCGTGATCGAGGACCTGCAGTACGCCGACAGCGGCTTCCTCGACTTCATCGAGTACATGCTCGACTGGGCGCGAGACATCCCGATCTACGTGCTGACCTTCGCCCGTCCCGAGATCGAGGACCGCCGGCCGGGCTGGGGGACCGGCCGGCGCAACGCGACGTCGCTCACCCTCGACCCGCTCGACGACGCCGCTATGGACGCCATGATCGACGGGCTCGTCTCTGGCATGCCGGCAGCGGCGCGCACCGCGGTAGCGGCGCAGTCCCAAGGCATTCCGCTGTACGCCGTCGAGACGGTCCGCATGCTCATCGACCGCGACGTCGTGCAGCCGGTCGAAGGCGTCTACCGGCTCGTGGGCGACATCGGTGAGCTGGCCGTACCGGGAACCCTGCAGTCGCTGCTCGCAGCCCGGCTCGATGCGCTCGAGCCCAACGCGCGGCGCCTGGTTGCGGACGCCGCGGTCCTCGGCGGCACCTTCCCGGTCGAGGCCCTCGTTGCGATCTCCGGCATGCCCGAAGCCGAGATCGCCGACCTCCTCGCGGACCTGGTGCGTCGCGAAGTCCTGATGGTGCGGGCGGACCCTCTCTCGCCGGATCGCGGGCAGTACGGCTTCGTCCAGACGTTGTTCCGGCAGGTCGCGTACGAGACGTTGTCACGACGGGAGCGCAAGGCCCGCCACCTTGCGGTTGCCGAGCACCTCTCGCGAACCTTCGCCGACGAGGGCGAAGAGGTCGCGGAGGTGATTG
This region of Mycobacteriales bacterium genomic DNA includes:
- a CDS encoding MFS transporter; this encodes MGARGRYRDALQRPDFRLLVSASLIDQIGSWSYAVVIAVDIYSRTGSTVWLAGLSASRWVTGLLLSGYAGVLADRYQRTTVMIASATANGIVMAGIALSVGLHGPVWTLLVLTVLSATAAAPYRPAAGALTPQVVDEKDLAAANGIFAAIESVVVVVGPGIGGLLLLSGSTLSGVVINAASFFVAAFLVSRLTVRSRGDAEPGGRIVAQWVAGFRALASERVAITLVAFCALDSMVYGASTVIYAPLSVRLGTGPKGYSYLLAGSALGGVLAAGLANRLSGSRRLAPIIVGSIALQSLPYLVTAFVHAPVAAFVLQVVSGVGMIIVDILAITALQRDLDRGVLSRVLGAFDAIVTSAILLASFAVAALLSHSGVVVTLEVTGIAIPVLAVLGLPILVQGDRRTAAEAARIEPTVELLAGLDLFTGANRPVLERLAQAAEPRTVPTGTVLIRQGDPADALWVLVSGVLSVSAAADGGPSRALPSVVAPAYVGEIGLVRGVPRTATVRTEEDCELLRIDGAEFLRALESAPPSTAFVQLTGTRWARTEQPATG
- a CDS encoding adenylate/guanylate cyclase domain-containing protein; the protein is MGDVVLCATCGAESAPGKRFCGECGAPLSAVCPSCGAALVAGKRFCGDCGTALAAGSAAAPVVTGAPKVEPVPVAERRVCSVLFCDLVGFTPLSEARDPEEVRELLSRYFDLARTVIGRYGGVVEKFIGDAVMAVWGAPVASENDGERAVRAALDVVDAVGALGREIGAESLAARAGVVTGEVAVTVGAVGEGMVAGDAVNTAARVQTAADPGSVLVDEGTWRVARGSIAFEDAGEHFLKGKSELASLWRAQRVVSGSLGSQRIDGLEAPMVGRDNDLRLIKDLFHASADRSSARLVSVVGPAGVGKSRLGWEFYKYIDGLAQLISWHRGRCLSYGDGVAFWGLAEMVRQRLLIAEEDSAGVAAQKLDEGLERLVSDPGIREYVRPRLALLLGVDTDEETLIREELFAGWRTFFEQIAATDPVVLVIEDLQYADSGFLDFIEYMLDWARDIPIYVLTFARPEIEDRRPGWGTGRRNATSLTLDPLDDAAMDAMIDGLVSGMPAAARTAVAAQSQGIPLYAVETVRMLIDRDVVQPVEGVYRLVGDIGELAVPGTLQSLLAARLDALEPNARRLVADAAVLGGTFPVEALVAISGMPEAEIADLLADLVRREVLMVRADPLSPDRGQYGFVQTLFRQVAYETLSRRERKARHLAVAEHLSRTFADEGEEVAEVIAQHLLDALAAVPDDDDVTVIRRRAVDRLTRAADRAKRTGAPVVAARVLSNAADLLEELGSEQADVDAARLLEQVAKHLVEAAAFEAAEQAYQRCGVLYGRHGMPRDVARAKAGMGNAMRRQARYEESRVVLLEALEVLQDGPDADTVEALNLVASLEGFAANHAEAERYITQAFGLAHELGLPLSNFVRLFISQGIIEDGQNRHAQAVASYREASRLAEIFSDTDRLGMANLNLSDSLLAQGSWDEAVEVAQRGVEQQRRAGAGTWQFATGNLLQALLFAGRWDECDAVAQRTMTESTTDEPYLLWMVDVLAALRGTERDPANLEVVRTLAGSEGPQDRMMVAITEAFDAVARGDHALALAKAQAAIDVGEQIGIAGEGVRWCWPIAADAALALGDIPQAQRLLDWCDERPVGFLHPILRADRLRVQARLQAGRGDPAAAATFERAIEALRETRSPYYLAVGLADFADYRLASGDLTAGAELAAEARAIAAQLGAGPLLARLAAVWPDPAVDGLSAQPNQVLDTEQLSVVDS